The sequence CTCGGGGCATTTGTTATCTTCACTTTGACACACTCGTCGATTCCATGAATGTGTTTAACGGGTTGACGGCTTTGGATCCGCCACTCACACTGGATGACAAAACTGGTAAGTGGCCACTTTCTAAGTATAATGTTTGACACTATAATAACCATATTCCtccatttcagttacaataaACTACTGCATGGATCCCGAGAATCGTCAGGTGCCGCCAACCGACTCAAGTGCATCTAGAACCAGCGCAGCTGCAATGCCACCCACATCTGGAGTGATATCAGGATACACCCTCGCTGATGTACCACGTCTCGCCGAGTACAGTGCATCCGTGTATGCCTCCAATCCAGTGGAGCATGCCCATTACGTCCAGTACTATACGGATTATTACACGACTGAAATCAGCAAGAACAGCGGCGATCCGCAGTTGACGGAGGCCAACTCAGGGGCAGCGGTGGCCCTCTCGGCCATTCAGCGCAAGCAACGGAAGGTTGGCCATGTAGAGACCACTACTTCTGTGCCCGAGGCGAAGGCCGCCTTCCTTGCCAGAGGAGCAAGTGCTCCCAGGGGTAATGATGGAAAGAAATACCGTAAGTCAttacctaacaaatcattgataACTTTAATGCTAATCCTTGGATTTTCTGTGTTCAGCCACTCCTGATGTGTCTAAGTACCAGTACGATGAGACATCCGGCTATTACTACGACCACATTACGGGTCTCTACTACGATGCTCATTCGCAGTACTACTACAACAACGAGACGGGCGCGTACCTCTATTGGGATCAGAAAAGGAGCACCTATGTGCTGGCCACACCCGCTTCTACTCAGGCCGCCCTCCAAGAAGTAATAGCTGATGCCGAGAAGAAAGAGGAGGAGGCCAAAAAGGCTAAGGAAAAGGAGAAGGAAAAAGATGAAGGGGGCAAGCACGACAAGGTCAAGGTGGCCAAGAAGATTGTCAAGGACATGGAGAAATGGGCAAAACACTTAAACCAGAGGAAGGACTATACAACAGTGGCCACACCGCAGCCTATTCTGTTGGAAAATGAAGCTCCCACCACATCGCGTGGTACTCAAGGAGCATATGCTGATGTGGGTTTCTCGATTCTGGAGAAGAAGGAGCGTGGTAAGCTCAACGATTATATACCACAGGCAGCGCCACCGGCGATTAACAAACTGGTCAACGCCTATGGGGGGCCATCAGACTCGGAAGACGACAATGCTGGTGCCTCGCAAAACGTGCAGAAAGCAGTGGAGCCATCCGGCGGGTCTGGACGAGGAGTTGCCGATGAATCGGACTACGTAGATTTCCAAAAGCTTACTTGCCTGCTCTGCAAGCGTGCCTTTCAATCGCTGGACATCCTGCAGAAGCACCTTAAGATGTCCAATCTACATAAGGAGAATCTGGCTAAGCTCAAGCAAACTTCTGGTGGAGGAGCTGGCACTGATGAGGGACTATCGTAAGTGGAACTATGTTGTAAGATTGATAAATACCCAACTGATTGACATATCTTTACTCAGTTATCGTGACCGTGCTAAGGAACGCCGGCTGAAATACGGCGAGAGCGATCCTCCTCCGCCTAATCGCAGCAGAGAGCGCTTCGAGCAGGAAATAAAGACGTTGCAGACGCGTCAGAAAGATTCGACTGGAGCTACTCCGGCCATGCCCATCAGTTCGAGCAACGTGGGCAGTCGTCTGATGCAGAAGATGGGCTGGTCGGAAGGCCAGGGACTGGGCAGAAAGAACCAAGGACGCACACAGATCATAGAGGTAAGCATTGAAGTTTAGTACTGTTTTGGGATAATTAAATAGTATCAATGTGCATCCTCAGGCTGACGGTCGTACCAACAACGTGGGGCTGGGAAACAAGGTTGGAAATATGACTCCTGGAAACGACTACAAATCCTACATCAAAAAGATGATGAAGCAGCGTTACGAGAACGCTTGAGATTCTTTTAGACATGTATTATTTAATTCCGCTTAGACATAGGAGCATTTAGGCGTTGTTTACCTCAATTACACGTCGACCACCTTTTTGCGCTCATTTTGCAGTACTTGCGAAGTTAACATGTAAATAGATCATGAATAAAGTTTCAAATTAGATTTgatttatattaatatatgtatactGATAAATGCAATGTAAAAGATTTTAAATCTCGTCCATGTAGCCATGTTCGTAGGCATGTCGCACCGTCTTGAAGATCTCCTCGTTCGCCTCGTCTCCTGCAATGTCCAAGGACAACTGGTGGAAGGCAGGACCGTGCATATCCGTATCAAAGAGGCGAGACAACTCAGCACAATCCTTCTCATTGCCGAGCAGCCAGGGAAGGAAGTGCATGCATACCATTGCACCGTAGAAGGCATAACGCTTAAAGTGGGCAATAAAGCGCTCGAAGCTGTACTTCTGCAGCAGCTCATCCACCTGATCCTCGGTCAACTCATCCTGGTTGCGCCGCAACACCAGTTCCAGCATCCCGATCATATGGGAGTGGTACTTGCGTAGCAAGTCTGCGTAGATCTCGTCCCTTCCCTCGGATGGCGTGTTCATGTACATGAAGAAACTGAGGTCAATGGCAGTGGTGCTGAAACGTAGCTCCTGGAAATCGATGGCTCTGATGCCATCCACCTTGTCATCGGCTCCGTAGTGGAACAGCACATTGTTTCTATTGTAATCGCCGTGCAGGAAGGTGGCAAAATGGCTATCCTGCTGATCTTCCGCATAGGAATTGGTGCGAATCTTCTCCAGCAAAAGAGTGGGCTGCTTGAAGTACTTCTCCCGCAGGCGCTCTATGGCGGCACCAAATCCAGCATCTGCATCCTTGAGGAGCTGCTCCTTCTGTCTGTCGTAGAACTCGTAGAATCGATCGAAGGCTACGCGATAGAGGACATCAAAGATTGCCTTTCCCGAGCTGGAAACAAAGGGCATATCCACTACGCCAGCGCGCAGACGAGCATGAACCTGTGGCTGGAGGATTCTAGTGGCATAGCCCAGGGCGTGGAAAGGACCCACTAGACCCACCATGGCCTCCAGCTGATCCCGGCGGAGAGTGAGCCGTGGACCCAACTGGTAGCCATCGCCCTTTAGATGCTTCAGAGCTAACACGGATTCCCTGCCGCTGCCGAGACCTGTTTGAAGAAATAGTTAGTAAGGAAGGAACGAAAACCTTCATCTGATTACCCACCTTCAACCTGACCAAACCTTGCGAAGTAGCAGCGAGGAACCCAGTTGGTCACCACATCGCTTTCCAGGTGACTCGTCCTCAAAACATTCTCGTAGGCGGGGAGGATCTCGGCGTAGGCGAAGATCTCGTTGGCGAACTGGATGTACGAATTGCTGCTCTCCCGGAAATCCTCCGTTCCCTTCATGAACTTGACCAGGACGACTTCCGTCCGCTTGCGCTCGGCGATAACCAGTTCCAAGGTAACGGTGTACAAGGCGGACATGAATCCATCCAGCCCGTTGGAGCACTCCACACTGTGGGACTCTAGCGAAGCACCCGGACCAAAGTCCTTGAAGATATCGTACACCAGGTGGCGCTCAATAAAGTccagttgctgctgttgcgtTGACATTTCGACCTCTTTTGGGGTGTATCAATGATGATACGGGTAATATACTTATATACCTTTAATCAAGATACACGTAAGCCCGCCCTCAATTACTACGGACAAGTAATCAATGTAGTATCGATAAGAAAAACCTCTCACGTTTGGTATATTCTCCTTTATAGCGAAGTGGTCACACAGAATTCCGATTAAAAACGTGCAGCCGGCTTTTTCCGCGTAAACATTAGTAATATCCAGGGAAGGGATAAATCTTGGATATTCCTAGTAGAATGAGTCCAAGCAAGATTCCCCCACTGACCTACAAGGTCGTGGCGGAGTGCTCCGTCTCCAAGGCCAGGGCGGGATTAATGACCCTCAGGTGAGTGATTCCATGGGTAAACCCCTTAAAAACTCTGACTAATCAATGTTACAATCTGTATTATACAGGCACAGTGAGGTGAATACTCCAGTCTTTATGCCCGTGGGCACTCAGGGAACCCTGAAGGGCATCCTGCCGGACCAACTCATCGAGCTGAACTGCCAAATCCTGCTGGGAAACACCTACCACTTAGGACTGCGACCTGGCATTGAGACCCTCAAGAAAGCTGGAGGTCTCCACCAGTTCATGAGTTGGCCCAGGGCTATCCTGACCGATTCTGGTGGCTTTCAGATGGTTTCCCTGCTGCAGCTGGCCGAGATTGATGAGCATGGCGTGAACTTTCGCTCACCCTTCGACAACAGTCAATGCATGTTGACGCCGGAGCACTCGATTCAAATCCAGAATGCCATCGGTGCGGATATTATGATGCAGTTGGATGACGTGGTGAAGACAACCACGGTTGGACCGCGCGTGGAGGAAGCCATGGAAAGGACTATCCGTTGGGTGGATCGCTGTATAGAGGCACATGCCCGGGATGATGATCAGTCGCTGTTTCCCATTGTCCAGGGAGGATTGGATGTGCCCCTGCGACAACGTTGCGTCTCGGCCCTGATGGAGCGCCAGGTGCGAGGCTTCGCCGTGGGCGGATTAAGTGGTGGCGAGAGTAAACACGACTTCTGGAGGATGGTGGATGTGTGCACAGGCTACTTGCCCAAGGATAAACCGCGTTATCTGATGGGCGTGGGCTTTGCAGCGGATCTGGTGGTCTGTGTGGCCCTGGGTATTGATATGTTCGATTGTGTCTTCCCCACCCGGACAGCAAGATTTGGCTGTGCCTTGGTGGATAGTGGACAACTCAACCTGAAACAACCAAAGTACAAACTGGACATGGAACCCATCGACAAGGATTGCGAGTGCAGCACCTGTAAGCGATATACACGCTCGTATCTGCATCACATTGCCACCAATGAGAGTGTCTCCTGCTCTCTGCTGAGCATCCACAATGTGGCGTATCAGCTGAGGTTGATGAGGAGCATGCGGGAGGCTATCCAGCAGGATGAGTTCCCACAATTCGTTCAGGATTTCATGAGAAAGCACTTTAAAGACGATTCCATTCCGGCTTGGATTCGTGAAGCTCTGGCAGCTGTGAATATTCAATTGCCGACGGATCCGGAGAGGAAAAGTAATCAGGAGCAAAAGCCAAAGACAGACAAGAGGCAGGAGGCGGAGGAGCAGATGGCCACCAGCTAAcaatacaaaaaattgtaattcTGATACCCTTAATGAGGCATAATTAGGAAACCTTAAAATACCTTGAAGACATTTTACTTACATGAGAAATTTCATGTACTTAGTATAGAAAATACACTTAAtagaaatataagaaaaaagtaaaattaaattgaattcgaTTTCTGTGACCTTTGAAGTAATTTTCAAGTTACAGAAAATCGACTAAATTAACAGCCCTCAAAAAAGTATTTTCCTTTTGCAAATATTGTACTATATTTTAAGTTTGGAAATCATAACAGATCTATAAACCGTATACTATTAAGGAGTCTCTTTTTAACTGTTTTGCTCagtttttaaagatttcaatCTATAATAACAGTATATGATATAGGGAATTATAGTCTGAAAATGGTTTTGGCTTGTTcaaattttttgtttgattgttTAAACGATATATCCCCTTGATACCATAGTTActaattttcttttctttattTCAATTCTATAATCTAAAATTAAAACTACATGGCTTAAAAATTCACGTTACCCCTATGAAGGGCATAAGATTACTGGTTTTCGGTTCTGCTTTGCCTACGTTTTTTCCACTGTTGCCGTAAAGCTTTCGTTTTTACCTATGGGAAAAAGCTACTTGTAGCTATAGTATGACGCATAGCGCAAATCGGTGGCGATCGTGGATCTCGCGTGGAATGGCCGTTTGATATTGTGCTTGATTTTTGACTTTTCCACGACTTCTGTGTCGATTGTACTTGGGGTACATGAgtggtaaataaaaaaaaaaacaaaaatcggATCGTAAAGAAACCTCTCACTTTTAATTCGGGTCTCTTGACTGATCATACGCTCTTCCGTTTGGGGGATCTCATGCTGGGAAGCTCTCTGGGGATCGAGACTCGAGATTCCGAGATCCAAaagagagcgggagcgcgagattGCGGCAAGTGGAGCGGTGGTGCTGGTGGCGGCAGTCGGTGGTGGATCGTTCAGTGAGTCCCCAAGCGTTGTCGCATCCACTTTATCGCGGGTTCTTTTCGCGGAATACGTACCACTAACTAACGGTATTGCTGCACGCATCTGGCGGCAAATTGGCAGCGAGAAGCCCGCGCTAATAATAAATTTCGAAATTGCCAAATCGGAGGATCTTAAATCCATATCAAGCATACGCCCAAACATCCAATTAATTGTAAGGAGTCCCCCAAAATTTATTATTGGCTTTACAATGACAATTAATCACGGACTTGCAGTgcgtgtgtgtctgtgtgtgtgtgtgtgagtgctgGAGTGACTATACATATGTATCTGGGTTTTTGCCTCGTATCGTTAGCCAAATGTggtaaaagcaaaaaaaaatcgaaaaaaaatatatatacatatattcgAATTCGTACACccagacatacatacaaacCATAAACAATCGTGCCTTGTAATCCGTGCTCTTTATGGCTCTGTCGCCTTTGTTTATCCACAGGATTTCGTTTTGGAGTAGCCGATAAGTCGCAAAACCAAAGAACCCTTATATAAAGTATACGCCAAGTATATCTGCATAGTCCAAAAGTGATTTTTCCGCtcgttttattatttatatttttgtatttgcCATCGTTTTTCGCTTTGGCCTGTGtgtttttgaattttcatggtttcatttctttaaataagttttatttttagcacttttagttatttttgtgtatatgttttttttttctgttctCACCAATTTCGCTGCTGCCCAGTTTGCCtgattatttttcaaaatgttCATGCCGATTCTTTGGAATATTCAGGGGCTTTCCACTCTGTGTACACACGATGTGTGAAAAGATTTGTGTTTGAAATTCGGTTAAGTTAAAGGTGTAAAGTAGGGAAGGTATATGGGTAAATCTACAGATCCAAAAGATCAGAATACATTTTCAAAATCAActcaatatataatataataaccAAACAGATCTTAATTTAAGACCCATAAATAAACTCTAATAATAATCTCATAATTTTTCTTGGTCATGTCTGCTTTTTATGGTCATTTTTTTGGCTCTCAACCATTGCCTCATTTTTCAAACACTCAAAACTTTGCTGGCCAcaattcataaataaaaagtaaacACACAAGGCAGCCGATTATGATTGAAGGCACATAGACAACAAGATTTGGCCTCCAAATGCAAAGTCTCAGACAAAATGGTCAATAGCACAATAAAGACGAAAAGCCAAATGGCAACAAATTACCACCAAAGAGTGAAAGaattaaaagaaaactttaaTGATTGCTGCTAATCGTAATCACACCAGAATTTGTCAGTTCGTACCGTTAGTAGACTTTTAGCTCTTCGGTTTTTGCCTAGTATTTATAAATTATGACACATTCGAGAGTCGAAAAGCGATCGAGAGAGCGGCGGGGTCTTCAGGTTTTATATGAGGAGTGGAACCATGGGTAGTACTCTTTGAACAGCTGCTGGGTGGGCGGCAGTCGAAAGGGGGCATGGTCGCCAATATTGTTTTGATGGTCGTTGAGCCGCAAAACACATGCAAAATTCGTCATATTTTTGAGTGAGAGAGTAAAATGTGAAGACGAGCTGGTGGGGCAATTAAGCAAAGTAATTATAGGGAGAAGAAAACACAAGGAAATACACTTTCGCgcttttgtttttgcaattgatTAATTTCATTTCTCTCTCTGTCGGGCGGCTAAAAAAAGCCTGcgttaattatataaattaatgAACACTTTTTTTATGAGCGGAAATTAAAATACAGCTTATCAGTCAATTAAGAGCGCTCAAAAGAGTTGACCACTTGAtgaaaagtttattttaaaatatgcaaaagCACTCAAAATGTACTAGTTATTGCTTAAAGAACtttaattcattttataatttttttttaaacttcttTACTTTAAAAGAGTTGGTTACTTTATTAAaagttaattttaaaatatgcaaaagcactaaaaattttattttaattttagttcattttaaaataattttttttttacttcatTACTTCCTTATGagtttatatataaaatttattaatgaaactttttttacctttattaaaaatatgttattCATTTCATTAAAATGCTGTCCAAAACTTTATTAAGCTCACTAAATGAATTCcttctttttttatatttctttcttttccataatcccagtattgtccAAACAATTCAATTAAAAGCTTTCCATTTATCCATTTTATTGAATATCACTTGCAACAACATTTTAATCAATATACCAAACAGAATCAACAACAATTTCCGCacaaataacatttattcTAACTAGCTGAAACaagtttttcattttcaacgTCGCATGCAAATTTTTCGGTGAGacaaaaattcaaattcaaaaatCTTCGTATACAATATGTTCGCTCTAATAGTTattctatgcaaatcggttGATTGCCTTTTGCATTTGCTTTTGTTACgctaaaaaccaaaataaacgGAAATGGTATATTTGCCTGCATATTTCGTTGCTTAGAAATCAATGCTCTTAGCAAATTAGTATGAATTCCCTGTGTAAACAGAGGTTCATCTGCAAAGATAAACCACGCCGGAAAAATAGGTATTACCAGACAACCTCATGGAAAATCACTGTCCAAATTTCTAAAAGCTGATTCATTTGTCCAAGAcgcacaaaaaaaatttctccAAAATCGAAAATGTTTGGCTGATGATTGTGTGGGTGATTTTACTGTACGGTAAAGACGCTTAGTCATTGGACCTATTTTTGCGGCAGATTTGCGGCTTAGAAACACCCACCCCAAATATTGATAATTTGCCGGAATCTTTCGTTGGTTTTCAGTTTTTGGTCATCTAATGTTGCTTTGCCTAAACGATTTGCCTTCGGTCATGGCTAAATTTTCGATTCTTGTCGTACTCGTTATTCTCCAATTTTGTTTTGCGATTTTAACCAGATTTCGTCGAGTGTGGGTGAATAAACTTCATGGTGTTTGATCAGTTTTTGGCTGGTTTCGATGGGCAAAAAATACCATTGGGTTTGACAATGAATGGGCTTTGTTGTTGACTTTGAAAAAGAGAAATagcaacaaataaaaaattatttatgttcCTTTTTTAAGAGCGAGAGTGAATGGCTGAAGTTGAATGAGAGTCAGCGGATCATAAGTTTTGACAACCTTGAAACACTAAAAATATTGTGGTGTAATCAAAAACAAATCAGATGGACATGGAAAAATACAGAcagtttatatttataaacataTGGTACAGATTGAAACAGTTTTTGGAGGTAAAAATAtctatatatctttaaaatattattatttcaatatttttttaagtcagATCAAGTTTggataatattaaaaacaacacaaaatataagattataataaatatactttttaaataaagcCTCGCAATTTCTAAAATCATATATCAACGGGAGATAAATCTACAGCTCAGCTAAatatatctatttatttattttatcaatCAACGTGCACCAATTAGCTCAGGTTTAAATATTTGATCTAGGTATCTAGGTTCACTTATACAAGGCAACAAATGTTGACTCTTGCATTAGTAACCGATTTTATCAGCAATATCTATCTGGCCCCAAGGCATTTGACTTTGATCTGCTGGGcaataaataacaaatttgAATAGCCCCACATAAATCACTCTTTCAATTtgatatttgtttattattaaatttcgtatcttttaattttatttctcgacctctctctttttttttggacatGTGAGAGCATTAGTTGGAAAAACGGGCAAAAACGAGACACAAAATTGGAATTAAAGTTTGCCGAGTCGAGGCATTAATAAATCAAGTTCAATTCAATTAGTGCAACCCGGGGACGACACAAACAATTTTCATTTCCCCCATCGCCTGGCCTCTCATAACCTACGACAATTTATAATGTTGCGCAGAAATGGAAAGAAATTCAAATGCAAATTTTGCAAAACATGGCAAACAAATGACAATGAAAAACGTTGAAAAAGCAATTCGCTAATAATGCAGTATGCGAGTATCCAATAAATTGTTAAACAAATGTTATTCTGTAATCAATAAATGAGCTGCCGCCAGTGTCTGGTGAATAATATATGCGGAAGTGGTACCCAAACCACCCACTTTGAACATGTTGTAACTGTCAATTGGGCGGGACCCATAAAAAACCCCTCTTTATATGGCCGGCAATAATTTCGATTTCAGCATGAATTTATTTTCCACCTTAAGCCCGTAATTTTACACGAAACAATGCACATATACTGTCAATAATTCAATAAAGAACCATAAAAAGAATTATTAAAATTCGTGCGAAAATCTCTGTcgataaaaaatattcaattcaATCGGTGGAATGTGCAAAACATATAAAACACATAGCATAATCGCCTTGCGtaacatatttcattttatttcatttcagAGAGAAAGAAAAACTTTCTTTGAATGAAAGAACATTGTGGCAATGTGTTGAAACGAAAATTGGGAAAAAATAGCATATCTATATTCGTTagaaatctttttttttgcgacCTTGTCCCCTGTTTGCTCAATCTGGCACACATTTGGCACGAATCGATGAACCTATCCGGTCCGGAATAGATTTCACGATCCGCTGGCAAATTATATGCAAACTGCAGCTGACTAATTTCTGGAATGGAATGGCGCTGATCGCATCAATCGTCTGCTGTCAATAGTCTACAAATCTTGTGCCCCAAAGTGTCTCTCTCTATGAGAATCGCAATTCAAGGCAGACATTTCGCAGCAatattgtgtttttttttgccattcAAAATTGTCAACGCAACACGCTTTATATATATTCCATATCTATATATACGAAATGATATTCCAAGATGAAATCAGTTAAGCCCAAGCCTGAAAACTGTTTTGAGTATGGATTGCGGCCAGAGTGTTGACATCTTgaattttaatgaattttcGGGATGCGATCTTGAACTTGAGCAATGAGAGACCTTCACTGCAATTAAAGATCATGATTATTATGGATTATAGAATATTGAGATGTTATGATAAAGCATTTAAACCTTTAAGCAAAGTGTGAATGAAGTTGGGAAATAGATAAATCATAAGACATAATTGAATATTATAGTAAGATTCCCAAAGTTCCACACATAAAAATTCCATTATGAAA is a genomic window of Drosophila suzukii chromosome 2L, CBGP_Dsuzu_IsoJpt1.0, whole genome shotgun sequence containing:
- the LOC108020870 gene encoding RNA-binding protein 5-A isoform X2; translation: MDSRYGRSFSGGNGNNGNESGYRRYTRSRSRSRERSRDRNEYRRRNSRSRSRERSSHYRHERSPDRDLYRDLINEDYEDKGSYSSRNNYEHRQHRNEDNYDRRDVDSHGRREHDSYNNHNRHEQNNYDQRSQDKYDNERDHRWKNYDRESKERNYDDFDRGSERSSGDHRQYNNNGNGNSSSNNRDRERERERQYSSDEDSDMANEFKQRSHHGGTNVEPLNNIILFGLKKHVTEADIMGELIKADMEPSSIRVMRKQPTGASRCFAFVEFKTVEEARQWMDLTQGVLQLGDHRVSMQYSHTRISDWTCVKCGASNFKRRFQCFMCSSSRAESENALSGAGEGVDEISRILTKKIMLRGLDALTNEEGVLTALQQHLPDLAKTVSKVLVSRDTLTQASRGICYLHFDTLVDSMNVFNGLTALDPPLTLDDKTVTINYCMDPENRQVPPTDSSASRTSAAAMPPTSGVISGYTLADVPRLAEYSASVYASNPVEHAHYVQYYTDYYTTEISKNSGDPQLTEANSGAAVALSAIQRKQRKVGHVETTTSVPEAKAAFLARGASAPRGNDGKKYPTPDVSKYQYDETSGYYYDHITGLYYDAHSQYYYNNETGAYLYWDQKRSTYVLATPASTQAALQEVIADAEKKEEEAKKAKEKEKEKDEGGKHDKVKVAKKIVKDMEKWAKHLNQRKDYTTVATPQPILLENEAPTTSRGTQGAYADVGFSILEKKERGKLNDYIPQAAPPAINKLVNAYGGPSDSEDDNAGASQNVQKAVEPSGGSGRGVADESDYVDFQKLTCLLCKRAFQSLDILQKHLKMSNLHKENLAKLKQTSGGGAGTDEGLSYRDRAKERRLKYGESDPPPPNRSRERFEQEIKTLQTRQKDSTGATPAMPISSSNVGSRLMQKMGWSEGQGLGRKNQGRTQIIEADGRTNNVGLGNKVGNMTPGNDYKSYIKKMMKQRYENA
- the LOC108020870 gene encoding RNA-binding protein 5-A isoform X1, giving the protein MDSRYGRSFSGGNGNNGNESGYRRYTRSRSRSRERSRDRNEYRRRNSRSRSRERSSHYRHERSPDRDLYRDLINEDYEDKGSYSSRNNYEHRQHRNEDNYDRRDVDSHGRREHDSYNNHNRHEQNNYDQRSQDKYDNERDHRWKNYDRESKERNYDDFDRGSERSSRSGDHRQYNNNGNGNSSSNNRDRERERERQYSSDEDSDMANEFKQRSHHGGTNVEPLNNIILFGLKKHVTEADIMGELIKADMEPSSIRVMRKQPTGASRCFAFVEFKTVEEARQWMDLTQGVLQLGDHRVSMQYSHTRISDWTCVKCGASNFKRRFQCFMCSSSRAESENALSGAGEGVDEISRILTKKIMLRGLDALTNEEGVLTALQQHLPDLAKTVSKVLVSRDTLTQASRGICYLHFDTLVDSMNVFNGLTALDPPLTLDDKTVTINYCMDPENRQVPPTDSSASRTSAAAMPPTSGVISGYTLADVPRLAEYSASVYASNPVEHAHYVQYYTDYYTTEISKNSGDPQLTEANSGAAVALSAIQRKQRKVGHVETTTSVPEAKAAFLARGASAPRGNDGKKYPTPDVSKYQYDETSGYYYDHITGLYYDAHSQYYYNNETGAYLYWDQKRSTYVLATPASTQAALQEVIADAEKKEEEAKKAKEKEKEKDEGGKHDKVKVAKKIVKDMEKWAKHLNQRKDYTTVATPQPILLENEAPTTSRGTQGAYADVGFSILEKKERGKLNDYIPQAAPPAINKLVNAYGGPSDSEDDNAGASQNVQKAVEPSGGSGRGVADESDYVDFQKLTCLLCKRAFQSLDILQKHLKMSNLHKENLAKLKQTSGGGAGTDEGLSYRDRAKERRLKYGESDPPPPNRSRERFEQEIKTLQTRQKDSTGATPAMPISSSNVGSRLMQKMGWSEGQGLGRKNQGRTQIIEADGRTNNVGLGNKVGNMTPGNDYKSYIKKMMKQRYENA
- the LOC108020870 gene encoding RNA-binding protein 5-A isoform X3, whose product is MQYSHTRISDWTCVKCGASNFKRRFQCFMCSSSRAESENALSGAGEGVDEISRILTKKIMLRGLDALTNEEGVLTALQQHLPDLAKTVSKVLVSRDTLTQASRGICYLHFDTLVDSMNVFNGLTALDPPLTLDDKTVTINYCMDPENRQVPPTDSSASRTSAAAMPPTSGVISGYTLADVPRLAEYSASVYASNPVEHAHYVQYYTDYYTTEISKNSGDPQLTEANSGAAVALSAIQRKQRKVGHVETTTSVPEAKAAFLARGASAPRGNDGKKYPTPDVSKYQYDETSGYYYDHITGLYYDAHSQYYYNNETGAYLYWDQKRSTYVLATPASTQAALQEVIADAEKKEEEAKKAKEKEKEKDEGGKHDKVKVAKKIVKDMEKWAKHLNQRKDYTTVATPQPILLENEAPTTSRGTQGAYADVGFSILEKKERGKLNDYIPQAAPPAINKLVNAYGGPSDSEDDNAGASQNVQKAVEPSGGSGRGVADESDYVDFQKLTCLLCKRAFQSLDILQKHLKMSNLHKENLAKLKQTSGGGAGTDEGLSYRDRAKERRLKYGESDPPPPNRSRERFEQEIKTLQTRQKDSTGATPAMPISSSNVGSRLMQKMGWSEGQGLGRKNQGRTQIIEADGRTNNVGLGNKVGNMTPGNDYKSYIKKMMKQRYENA
- the LOC108020875 gene encoding uncharacterized protein codes for the protein MSTQQQQLDFIERHLVYDIFKDFGPGASLESHSVECSNGLDGFMSALYTVTLELVIAERKRTEVVLVKFMKGTEDFRESSNSYIQFANEIFAYAEILPAYENVLRTSHLESDVVTNWVPRCYFARFGQVEGLGSGRESVLALKHLKGDGYQLGPRLTLRRDQLEAMVGLVGPFHALGYATRILQPQVHARLRAGVVDMPFVSSSGKAIFDVLYRVAFDRFYEFYDRQKEQLLKDADAGFGAAIERLREKYFKQPTLLLEKIRTNSYAEDQQDSHFATFLHGDYNRNNVLFHYGADDKVDGIRAIDFQELRFSTTAIDLSFFMYMNTPSEGRDEIYADLLRKYHSHMIGMLELVLRRNQDELTEDQVDELLQKYSFERFIAHFKRYAFYGAMVCMHFLPWLLGNEKDCAELSRLFDTDMHGPAFHQLSLDIAGDEANEEIFKTVRHAYEHGYMDEI
- the Tgt gene encoding queuine tRNA-ribosyltransferase catalytic subunit; amino-acid sequence: MSPSKIPPLTYKVVAECSVSKARAGLMTLRHSEVNTPVFMPVGTQGTLKGILPDQLIELNCQILLGNTYHLGLRPGIETLKKAGGLHQFMSWPRAILTDSGGFQMVSLLQLAEIDEHGVNFRSPFDNSQCMLTPEHSIQIQNAIGADIMMQLDDVVKTTTVGPRVEEAMERTIRWVDRCIEAHARDDDQSLFPIVQGGLDVPLRQRCVSALMERQVRGFAVGGLSGGESKHDFWRMVDVCTGYLPKDKPRYLMGVGFAADLVVCVALGIDMFDCVFPTRTARFGCALVDSGQLNLKQPKYKLDMEPIDKDCECSTCKRYTRSYLHHIATNESVSCSLLSIHNVAYQLRLMRSMREAIQQDEFPQFVQDFMRKHFKDDSIPAWIREALAAVNIQLPTDPERKSNQEQKPKTDKRQEAEEQMATS